From one Variovorax sp. PBL-H6 genomic stretch:
- a CDS encoding ABC transporter ATP-binding protein, with translation MAAVMNAAPAISCRDIGMRFFTERRDVTAIKSLDLDVAQGEFLTLLGPSGCGKSTFLRVVADLLEPSRGRIEVLSVSPQAARKNRDIGFVFQDAALLPWRTALQNVELPLQVGGGASRKGRRSPTELLELVGLKDRANAWPHEMSGGQRQRVSIARALASDPKILLMDEPFGALDEITRDRLNEEIRRVWKETGVTILFVTHSIHEAAYLGQRVLMLAANPGRVREIVPVELPEDRTLDIRDTPEFVRLTAHLRRVLETC, from the coding sequence ATGGCCGCCGTCATGAACGCCGCGCCGGCGATCTCCTGCCGCGACATCGGCATGCGCTTCTTCACCGAGCGCCGCGATGTCACCGCGATCAAGAGCCTGGACCTCGACGTCGCGCAAGGCGAGTTCCTGACCTTGCTCGGCCCTTCGGGCTGCGGCAAGTCCACCTTCCTGCGCGTGGTGGCCGACCTGCTGGAGCCCAGCCGCGGCCGTATCGAGGTGCTCTCCGTCAGCCCGCAGGCCGCACGCAAGAACCGCGACATCGGCTTCGTGTTCCAGGACGCGGCGCTGCTGCCCTGGCGCACCGCGCTGCAGAACGTGGAGCTGCCGCTGCAGGTGGGCGGCGGCGCAAGCCGCAAGGGCCGCCGCTCGCCCACGGAGCTGCTGGAGCTGGTCGGCCTCAAGGACCGCGCCAATGCCTGGCCGCACGAGATGTCGGGCGGCCAGCGCCAGCGCGTGTCGATTGCGCGGGCGCTCGCCAGCGACCCCAAGATCCTGCTGATGGACGAGCCCTTCGGCGCGCTCGACGAGATCACCCGCGACCGGCTCAACGAGGAGATCCGCCGCGTGTGGAAGGAAACCGGCGTGACCATCCTCTTCGTGACGCACAGCATCCACGAGGCCGCCTACCTGGGCCAGCGCGTGCTGATGCTGGCAGCCAATCCGGGCCGCGTGCGCGAGATCGTCCCCGTCGAGCTGCCCGAGGACCGCACCCTCGACATCCGCGACACCCCCGAGTTCGTGCGCCTCACCGCCCATCTGCGGCGCGTGCTGGAAACCTGCTGA
- a CDS encoding ABC transporter substrate-binding protein produces the protein MANLRDPGRRRLLKTSLMAAGLSSGGLLSIDAFAQGKTKINMQLGWIVGVNQIGEVVAKRLGFYEQEGIDFAIQPGGPNIDGVAIVASGRYEVGQVSSSPSVMLAVSQGLPIKCFAVGAQKHPFTFFSLAKNPVRKPADLVGKKVGIPSTAAILLRALLAKNKIPEKDVKVITVGSDMAPLLTGQVDVVTGWLTSTTALKVLGPDRVDLTLWDAGVQLYALPYYASTKTLESNPKAMEAFLRATAKGWQHVRANRDQAVELLVKEYPNLKAEDERMAVDVMLDYSFGGLAQTQGWGAMDPAVWQQQIATYSELGQFTARTPKVEEVVTLDVLKATAAARAAKA, from the coding sequence ATGGCCAATCTCCGGGACCCCGGTCGCCGTCGCCTTCTCAAGACCTCGCTCATGGCCGCCGGCCTGTCCAGCGGCGGGTTGCTGTCCATCGACGCGTTCGCGCAGGGCAAGACGAAGATCAACATGCAGCTCGGCTGGATCGTCGGCGTCAACCAGATCGGCGAAGTGGTCGCCAAGCGACTGGGCTTCTACGAGCAGGAGGGCATCGACTTCGCGATCCAGCCCGGCGGGCCCAACATCGACGGCGTGGCCATCGTCGCTTCAGGGCGCTACGAGGTCGGGCAGGTGTCCTCCAGCCCCTCGGTGATGCTGGCGGTCTCGCAAGGGCTCCCGATCAAGTGCTTCGCGGTGGGTGCGCAGAAGCATCCGTTCACCTTCTTCTCGCTCGCCAAGAACCCGGTGCGCAAGCCGGCCGACCTGGTCGGCAAGAAGGTGGGCATTCCGTCCACGGCGGCCATCCTGCTGCGCGCACTGCTGGCGAAGAACAAGATTCCCGAGAAAGACGTCAAGGTGATTACCGTCGGCTCCGACATGGCGCCGCTGCTGACCGGCCAGGTGGACGTCGTCACGGGCTGGCTCACCAGCACCACCGCGCTCAAGGTGCTGGGCCCTGACCGCGTCGACCTCACGCTGTGGGACGCCGGCGTGCAGCTCTATGCCCTGCCCTACTACGCCTCGACCAAGACGCTGGAGTCGAACCCCAAGGCGATGGAGGCCTTCCTGCGGGCCACGGCCAAGGGATGGCAGCACGTGCGCGCCAACCGCGACCAGGCGGTGGAGCTGCTGGTCAAGGAGTACCCCAACCTCAAGGCCGAGGACGAGCGCATGGCGGTCGACGTCATGCTCGACTACAGCTTCGGCGGCCTCGCGCAGACGCAGGGCTGGGGCGCGATGGACCCCGCCGTCTGGCAGCAGCAGATCGCGACGTATTCGGAGCTGGGCCAGTTCACCGCACGCACGCCGAAGGTCGAAGAGGTGGTCACGCTCGACGTGCTGAAGGCGACTGCCGCCGCGCGTGCGGCCAAGGCCTGA
- a CDS encoding DNA-directed RNA polymerase subunit alpha C-terminal domain-containing protein, translated as MDDGQAIAIRPATESLLDADIEVLKLSLRTTNVLRLNELHTVRDVTRVPAKKLFVLSRLGRNSLREIVESVNRRGLRLAE; from the coding sequence ATGGATGATGGTCAAGCCATCGCAATCCGGCCCGCGACCGAGTCGCTGCTGGATGCCGACATCGAAGTTCTCAAACTCTCGCTGCGCACCACCAACGTGCTGCGCCTCAACGAGCTGCACACGGTGCGCGACGTGACCCGCGTGCCGGCGAAAAAGCTTTTCGTGCTCTCGCGCCTGGGCCGCAATTCCCTGCGGGAGATCGTCGAGAGCGTGAACCGCCGGGGGCTGCGGCTCGCGGAGTGA
- a CDS encoding beta-ketoacyl-[acyl-carrier-protein] synthase family protein: MSAVEVAVTGLGVVSPHGDDPGAMFDALMRGESALRPVLPELPKPTAAALAPFDVSRWFTKLQLAGVDRVSQMAVAAADLAVRDAGTLGDADPERIGVYVGCGMGGAAAVETAYRGASTRMPPLTIPAFMPNAPAAQVAMRQQAQGPVLTYSVACASSSVALAEAAKAVASGEVDVAIAGGTEALIVPGVVLAWQAMQTLATFAPGEEARAVRPFSSDRSGFALGEGAAFVVLESAERARARGARTYAQLAGWGIGSDATHLTKPDTPGQARAMRAALRSAGLAPRDIGYCNAHGTATRIGDVVERNALAEVWGDAALDDLQVSSTKALHGHLLGAGGALEAVITVLALYRRQLPPSAHCTAIDPECRLNLVPQPGVAAPNLEAAISNSFAFGGTNSVLVFRRA, from the coding sequence GTGAGCGCCGTGGAGGTCGCGGTCACCGGACTGGGCGTCGTGAGCCCGCACGGCGACGACCCCGGCGCGATGTTCGATGCCCTGATGCGCGGCGAGTCGGCGCTGCGGCCCGTCCTTCCCGAGCTGCCCAAGCCCACCGCCGCCGCGCTCGCCCCCTTCGACGTGTCGCGCTGGTTCACCAAGCTGCAGCTGGCCGGCGTCGACCGCGTGAGCCAGATGGCCGTGGCCGCTGCCGACCTGGCGGTGCGAGACGCGGGCACGCTCGGCGATGCCGACCCCGAACGCATCGGCGTCTATGTGGGCTGCGGCATGGGCGGCGCCGCCGCGGTCGAGACCGCCTATCGCGGCGCCAGCACGCGCATGCCGCCGCTCACCATTCCCGCGTTCATGCCCAACGCGCCGGCCGCGCAGGTGGCGATGCGCCAGCAGGCGCAGGGGCCGGTGCTTACCTACTCGGTTGCTTGCGCCTCATCCAGCGTGGCGCTGGCCGAGGCGGCCAAGGCGGTGGCGAGCGGCGAGGTCGACGTCGCCATCGCCGGCGGCACGGAGGCGCTGATCGTGCCCGGCGTGGTGCTCGCCTGGCAAGCCATGCAGACGCTCGCCACCTTCGCGCCCGGCGAGGAGGCGCGCGCCGTACGCCCCTTCTCCAGCGACCGCAGCGGCTTCGCGCTCGGCGAAGGCGCCGCCTTCGTGGTGCTCGAATCCGCCGAGCGCGCCCGCGCCCGCGGCGCACGCACCTATGCGCAGCTGGCCGGCTGGGGCATTGGTTCGGACGCCACCCATCTCACCAAGCCCGACACGCCGGGACAGGCCCGGGCCATGCGCGCCGCGCTGCGATCGGCCGGGCTCGCGCCGCGCGACATCGGCTACTGCAACGCGCATGGCACCGCCACCCGCATCGGCGACGTGGTCGAGCGCAACGCGCTGGCGGAGGTCTGGGGCGATGCCGCACTCGACGATCTGCAGGTGAGCTCGACCAAGGCCCTGCACGGCCACCTGCTCGGCGCCGGGGGCGCGCTCGAAGCGGTGATCACCGTGCTGGCCCTCTACCGGCGGCAACTGCCGCCCAGCGCGCACTGCACGGCCATCGACCCGGAGTGCCGGCTGAACCTGGTGCCGCAGCCCGGCGTGGCGGCGCCGAACCTCGAAGCGGCAATCAGCAACTCTTTCGCCTTCGGCGGCACGAATTCGGTGTTGGTCTTCCGTCGCGCCTGA
- a CDS encoding acyl carrier protein produces MSSLKELQNLIQEKYGLDPAALDPNASMRDKGFDSLTLVEFVFAVEDHFKISMPDQDVNVDTLAELAAMVDKTLAAQPASAQAK; encoded by the coding sequence ATGAGTTCGCTGAAAGAATTACAGAACCTGATCCAGGAAAAGTACGGCCTCGACCCGGCAGCGCTCGACCCCAACGCATCCATGCGCGACAAGGGTTTCGATTCGCTCACGCTGGTCGAATTCGTGTTCGCGGTCGAAGACCATTTCAAGATCTCCATGCCCGACCAGGACGTGAACGTCGACACGCTGGCCGAGCTGGCAGCCATGGTCGACAAGACCCTGGCCGCGCAGCCGGCATCGGCCCAGGCCAAGTGA
- a CDS encoding phosphatase PAP2 family protein, with amino-acid sequence MPPFHPPHWRAELVFRMRHLLALKFIGVTVFTWLFFIGYFQLLRHPVHPMTVMPLTALDRLIPFQPEMLVAYFSLWFYVGLAPGLQRNFSELVVYGLWVGALCIAGLSLFHLWPTQVPLLMAGSSDFPGFALMQGVDAPGNACPSMHVAVAIFTAIRVDDVLRRTRSPVALRLANGLWFAAIAYSTLAVKQHVALDALAGALLGMAFAWPSMRWRPAPRASAPAAFGGADIIPHR; translated from the coding sequence ATGCCCCCTTTTCATCCCCCGCACTGGCGCGCCGAGCTCGTTTTCCGCATGCGCCACCTGCTGGCCCTGAAGTTCATCGGCGTCACGGTCTTTACCTGGCTCTTCTTCATCGGCTACTTCCAGCTGCTTCGCCATCCGGTCCACCCGATGACCGTGATGCCGCTGACCGCGCTCGACCGGCTGATCCCCTTCCAGCCCGAGATGCTGGTCGCCTATTTCTCGCTGTGGTTCTACGTGGGCCTGGCGCCCGGCCTGCAGCGCAACTTCAGCGAACTGGTGGTCTACGGGCTCTGGGTGGGCGCGCTGTGCATCGCCGGGCTGAGCCTGTTCCACTTGTGGCCGACACAGGTGCCGCTGCTCATGGCCGGCAGCTCGGACTTCCCCGGCTTCGCGCTGATGCAGGGCGTGGACGCGCCGGGCAACGCCTGCCCCTCGATGCACGTGGCGGTCGCCATCTTCACCGCGATCCGGGTAGACGACGTGCTGCGCCGCACGCGCTCGCCGGTCGCGCTGCGCCTGGCCAATGGGCTCTGGTTCGCGGCCATCGCCTATTCGACCCTCGCGGTCAAACAGCACGTGGCGCTGGATGCGCTGGCCGGTGCGCTGCTGGGCATGGCCTTCGCGTGGCCCTCGATGCGCTGGCGCCCGGCGCCCCGCGCCAGCGCCCCTGCAGCCTTCGGGGGAGCGGATATCATCCCCCACAGATGA
- a CDS encoding acetoacetate--CoA ligase produces MKPISSPCVPQIRLYQDWLRDQRGLAFESYDALWRWSVTDLDAFWRSVWDWSGVRSPAPPTVTLADARMPGARWFPGTQVNYTHEVLRHVDAAHAAGLPAIVSENERGEVREMSWPELRRQIASCALTLRALGVRRGDRVAAYLPNVPETIVAFLACSSLGAVWSVCAPDMGTAAVVDRFRQIEPKLLIAADGVHYGGKALDRSAVVQELRAALPSVEKLLLLRTPFAARQIPADAEWTDAVSRDDAETAAFEPEWLPFDHPIWIVYSSGTTGLPKPIVHGQGGILLTMYACGLHHDLGASYSANNFGERYHWYSSTGWVMWNSQLSGLAFGVTCCIYDGNPSGSKEKPDWGVLWRFAARHKVTFLGAGAAYFANCMKAGVEAKACGDLSRVRALGSTGSPLSEEVQRWGTAQLLAAGSPEVWWYNISGGTDFCGAFVGGNRELPEVPGQMQCRFLGAAVEAWNEQGEPVIGEVGELVCTKPIPAMPLCFWGDEGNARYLSSYFDTYPGVWRHGDWLKIGEDGGCIIYGRSDATINRQGLRMGTSEVYSAVEGLPEVLDSMVVDLEFLGRESYMPLFVVLRPGVALDAAMRAKINDAIKIRLSPRFVPNDIFQVAEIPRTLSGKKQELPIKKLLLGQPIDKVVNREAMANPGSLDWYVDFAAQRARDPAVGSSPQRSK; encoded by the coding sequence GTGAAACCCATCTCCTCACCCTGTGTTCCCCAGATCCGCCTCTACCAGGACTGGCTGCGCGATCAGCGCGGCCTCGCCTTCGAGTCCTACGACGCGCTGTGGCGCTGGTCTGTCACCGACCTCGATGCGTTCTGGCGCAGCGTCTGGGATTGGAGCGGCGTTCGCTCGCCCGCGCCGCCGACGGTCACGCTGGCGGACGCGCGAATGCCGGGCGCGCGCTGGTTCCCGGGCACGCAGGTCAACTACACGCACGAGGTGCTGCGCCATGTCGATGCGGCGCACGCGGCCGGCCTGCCGGCGATCGTCAGCGAGAACGAGCGGGGTGAGGTGCGCGAGATGTCCTGGCCCGAGCTGCGCCGGCAAATCGCGTCCTGCGCGCTCACGCTGCGCGCGCTGGGCGTGCGGCGCGGCGACCGCGTCGCGGCCTACCTGCCGAACGTGCCGGAGACGATCGTCGCCTTCCTCGCCTGCTCGAGCCTGGGCGCGGTCTGGAGCGTGTGTGCGCCGGACATGGGGACGGCCGCAGTCGTCGACCGCTTCCGCCAGATCGAGCCGAAACTGCTCATCGCGGCCGACGGCGTGCACTACGGCGGCAAGGCGCTGGACCGCAGTGCCGTGGTGCAGGAATTGCGCGCCGCACTGCCCAGCGTCGAGAAGCTGCTGCTGCTGCGCACACCCTTCGCGGCGCGGCAGATCCCCGCGGATGCCGAATGGACCGACGCCGTCTCGCGCGACGACGCCGAAACCGCGGCCTTCGAACCCGAATGGCTGCCCTTCGACCATCCGATCTGGATCGTCTACTCCAGCGGCACGACCGGCTTGCCCAAGCCCATCGTGCACGGGCAGGGCGGCATCCTGCTCACGATGTACGCCTGCGGCCTGCACCACGACCTGGGCGCGAGCTACAGCGCCAACAACTTCGGCGAGCGCTACCACTGGTACAGCTCGACGGGCTGGGTGATGTGGAACTCGCAGCTGTCGGGACTGGCCTTCGGCGTGACCTGCTGTATCTACGACGGCAATCCCTCCGGCAGCAAGGAGAAGCCCGACTGGGGCGTGCTGTGGCGCTTCGCGGCGCGGCACAAGGTCACTTTTCTCGGCGCCGGCGCGGCCTATTTCGCGAACTGCATGAAGGCCGGCGTCGAGGCGAAGGCTTGCGGCGATCTTTCGCGCGTGCGTGCGTTGGGCAGCACCGGCTCGCCGCTCTCCGAGGAGGTGCAGCGCTGGGGCACGGCGCAGTTGCTCGCGGCCGGCTCGCCCGAGGTGTGGTGGTACAACATTTCGGGCGGCACCGACTTCTGCGGTGCCTTCGTCGGCGGCAACCGAGAGCTGCCCGAAGTGCCGGGACAGATGCAATGCCGCTTCCTCGGCGCGGCGGTCGAGGCCTGGAACGAGCAGGGAGAGCCGGTGATCGGCGAGGTCGGCGAGCTGGTGTGCACGAAGCCGATCCCGGCGATGCCGCTGTGCTTCTGGGGCGACGAGGGCAACGCCCGCTACCTGTCGAGCTACTTCGACACCTATCCGGGCGTGTGGCGCCACGGCGACTGGCTCAAGATCGGCGAGGACGGCGGCTGCATCATCTACGGCCGCAGCGACGCCACCATCAACCGCCAGGGCCTGCGCATGGGCACGAGCGAGGTCTACAGCGCGGTCGAGGGCCTGCCTGAAGTGCTCGACTCCATGGTGGTCGACCTGGAGTTCCTGGGCCGCGAAAGCTATATGCCGCTCTTCGTGGTGCTGCGGCCCGGCGTTGCGCTCGACGCAGCGATGCGCGCGAAGATCAACGACGCGATCAAGATCCGGCTGTCGCCCCGATTCGTGCCCAACGACATCTTTCAGGTCGCGGAGATCCCGCGCACGCTCTCGGGCAAGAAGCAGGAATTGCCGATCAAGAAGCTGCTGCTGGGCCAGCCGATCGACAAGGTGGTGAACCGCGAGGCCATGGCCAACCCGGGCAGTCTGGACTGGTACGTGGATTTCGCCGCCCAGCGGGCGCGGGACCCGGCCGTGGGGTCATCGCCGCAGCGCAGCAAATAA
- a CDS encoding MFS transporter produces the protein MSAFPPSVTPSAPAPGFARAMLALGVGGFAIGTGEFVIMGLLPEVASDIGTTIPQAGHVISAYALGVVIGAPVLAVLAAAWPRRALLIALMAVFAAGNFASALAPGYLSLNLLRFASGLPHGTYFGVAALVAAALAPPDRRARAVGLVMLGLTGATLVGVPIAAWLGQQFGWRAAFVFVGLIALLAMAMLRRDLPGLAAPSGASPLRELGALKRKQVWLTLGIGAIGFGGMFAVFSYIKPTLTEVAGLPLPGVPLVLALFGLGMVGGNLVGSRLADKALMPTIGGVLVWAALVLTTFTFAAQHVATAAVNVFLIGTIVAIGPALQIRLMDVAGDAQTLAAALNHSAFNMANALGAWLGGAAITAGLGWTSTGWVGALLALAGLGVFGWSLASERGRLRAVAASPGRWARPRDPDAG, from the coding sequence ATGTCCGCATTCCCACCTTCAGTCACCCCCTCCGCGCCTGCCCCCGGCTTTGCGCGCGCGATGCTTGCGCTCGGCGTCGGCGGCTTTGCCATCGGCACCGGCGAGTTCGTCATCATGGGCCTGCTGCCCGAAGTCGCCAGCGACATCGGGACCACCATTCCGCAGGCCGGCCATGTGATCAGCGCCTACGCGCTGGGCGTGGTCATCGGCGCGCCGGTGCTCGCAGTGCTGGCCGCGGCCTGGCCCCGCCGTGCGCTGCTGATCGCGCTCATGGCGGTGTTCGCGGCCGGCAACTTCGCGAGTGCCCTGGCGCCCGGCTATCTGTCCCTCAACCTGCTGCGCTTCGCCAGCGGCCTGCCGCACGGCACCTACTTCGGCGTGGCGGCCCTGGTGGCCGCGGCGCTGGCCCCGCCGGACCGCCGCGCGCGTGCCGTCGGGCTGGTGATGCTCGGGCTCACCGGCGCCACGCTGGTCGGGGTGCCGATCGCGGCCTGGCTGGGCCAGCAGTTCGGCTGGCGCGCGGCCTTTGTTTTCGTCGGACTGATTGCACTGCTCGCCATGGCGATGCTGCGCCGCGACCTGCCGGGCCTCGCCGCGCCCTCGGGCGCGAGCCCGCTGCGCGAACTGGGCGCGCTCAAGCGCAAGCAGGTCTGGCTCACGCTGGGCATCGGCGCGATCGGCTTCGGCGGCATGTTCGCCGTCTTCAGCTACATCAAGCCCACGCTCACCGAAGTGGCGGGGCTGCCGCTGCCCGGCGTGCCGCTGGTACTGGCGCTCTTCGGGCTGGGCATGGTCGGCGGCAACCTGGTCGGCTCGCGGCTGGCGGACAAGGCGTTGATGCCGACCATCGGCGGCGTGCTGGTCTGGGCGGCGCTGGTGCTGACCACCTTCACCTTCGCGGCCCAACACGTCGCGACAGCGGCAGTCAACGTGTTCCTGATCGGCACCATCGTCGCCATCGGCCCGGCGCTGCAGATCCGCCTGATGGACGTGGCGGGCGACGCGCAGACACTGGCTGCGGCGCTCAACCATTCGGCCTTCAACATGGCGAATGCGCTCGGGGCCTGGCTGGGCGGCGCCGCCATCACGGCCGGCCTGGGCTGGACCTCGACCGGCTGGGTCGGCGCGCTGCTGGCGCTCGCGGGTCTCGGTGTGTTCGGCTGGTCGCTGGCCAGCGAGCGCGGACGGCTGCGTGCCGTGGCGGCAAGCCCCGGCCGCTGGGCGCGGCCGCGCGATCCGGACGCGGGCTAG
- a CDS encoding phage holin family protein — translation MLSTLAPFLLHWAIIALSLWVASHIFSGIRFESTSALVVSALLLGFANAIVKPILILLTLPLTLLTFGLFLLVINALVLLLVAALVKGFKVSGFWTALFASLFVSLLSIVFGALVGSGDPATTIQMPDRGNWL, via the coding sequence ATGCTGAGCACCCTCGCCCCTTTTCTCCTCCACTGGGCCATCATTGCCCTCTCGCTCTGGGTGGCCAGCCACATCTTCAGCGGCATCCGATTCGAGAGCACCTCGGCGCTGGTGGTCTCTGCGCTGCTGCTCGGCTTTGCCAATGCGATCGTCAAGCCGATCCTGATCCTGCTCACGCTGCCGCTGACCCTGCTGACCTTCGGCCTCTTCCTGCTGGTGATCAACGCGCTCGTGCTGCTGCTGGTGGCGGCGCTGGTCAAGGGATTCAAGGTCTCCGGCTTCTGGACCGCCCTGTTCGCCAGCCTCTTCGTTTCGCTGCTGAGCATCGTCTTCGGCGCGCTGGTCGGCAGCGGCGATCCGGCCACGACGATCCAGATGCCGGACCGCGGCAACTGGCTCTAG
- a CDS encoding phytanoyl-CoA dioxygenase family protein — MARLSFGEIAHYQREGWLIPEFRLPPRRVAQMQDALGELIRRNPGVRPEKLVSAHIEGDNGEGVRGSRQFLDLAMDPEIVELVSGVIGEDVILWGCHVFCKPASEGFETPWHQDGHYWPIRPLANCTVWVALEPSTRANGCLRVIPRSHEGGVLHPHLHEDRDDLTLNQRMAAGSFDESEAVDLELQPGQMSLHDVCMIHGARANTSNQRRTGVALRYMPSTSVFERDLRPADGKTGVAVNFAQRPLWLLRGVDRSGRNDFEVGHRRHVAG, encoded by the coding sequence ATGGCCCGACTTTCCTTCGGCGAGATCGCCCACTACCAGCGCGAAGGCTGGCTCATCCCCGAGTTCCGCCTGCCGCCGCGCCGGGTGGCGCAGATGCAGGACGCATTGGGCGAGCTGATCCGGCGCAACCCCGGCGTGCGACCCGAGAAGCTGGTGTCGGCCCATATCGAGGGCGACAACGGCGAGGGCGTGCGGGGCAGCCGGCAGTTCCTCGACCTGGCGATGGACCCGGAGATCGTGGAGCTGGTCTCGGGGGTGATCGGGGAAGACGTGATCCTCTGGGGCTGCCATGTCTTCTGCAAGCCGGCCAGCGAGGGCTTCGAGACGCCTTGGCACCAGGACGGCCACTACTGGCCGATACGGCCGCTGGCCAACTGCACCGTGTGGGTGGCGCTGGAGCCGTCGACGCGCGCCAACGGCTGCCTGCGCGTGATCCCGCGCTCGCACGAGGGCGGCGTGCTGCATCCGCACCTGCACGAGGATCGGGACGACCTCACGCTCAACCAGCGCATGGCGGCCGGCAGCTTCGACGAGAGCGAGGCCGTCGACCTGGAACTGCAACCCGGCCAGATGTCGCTGCACGACGTCTGCATGATCCACGGCGCCCGCGCCAACACCTCGAACCAGCGGCGCACGGGCGTTGCGCTGCGCTACATGCCGTCCACCTCGGTGTTCGAGCGCGACCTGCGGCCGGCCGACGGCAAGACGGGGGTGGCGGTGAACTTCGCGCAGCGGCCTCTGTGGCTGCTGCGGGGCGTGGACCGCAGCGGGCGCAACGACTTCGAAGTGGGCCACCGCCGGCACGTGGCCGGCTGA
- a CDS encoding MBL fold metallo-hydrolase, with product MVFEQVATGGCQSYLVGCEQSCAAALIDPELSQIDHYLGLAARHGVRIRYLIDTHTHADHFSATRELARQLDVPVVMHRASPAPFVELRLADGEMLVLGKLRLSVLHTPGHTADSMCLQVEDRLFTGDTLLIGATGRTDLPSGDPEALYDSLFNRVLRLDPALKVCPAHDYKGRTHSTIGEELASNPRLQKRERAEFVEMMRSLNLTMPTHVTEALRTNMSGGKTVARLLAEAAATVPFMSLAELKARVEAGEDDLIVLDVREREAYETGHVPGARLLPRGQLELRVNQDLPDPTRRILSCCELGYISTLAAATLRNMGFQHAVALDGGMKAWREAGYPLKAGKEA from the coding sequence ATGGTCTTCGAGCAGGTCGCGACCGGCGGCTGCCAGTCCTACCTGGTCGGTTGCGAGCAGAGCTGCGCCGCCGCGCTGATCGACCCGGAGCTGAGCCAGATCGACCACTACCTGGGGCTGGCCGCGCGCCACGGCGTGCGCATCCGCTACCTGATCGATACCCACACGCACGCCGACCATTTCTCGGCCACGCGCGAGCTCGCGCGGCAACTCGACGTGCCCGTGGTGATGCACCGCGCCAGCCCGGCACCCTTTGTCGAACTGCGGCTGGCCGACGGCGAGATGCTGGTGCTCGGCAAGCTCAGGCTCTCGGTGCTGCACACACCGGGCCACACGGCGGACTCGATGTGCCTGCAGGTGGAGGACCGGCTCTTCACCGGCGACACCCTGCTGATCGGCGCCACCGGCCGCACCGACCTGCCCAGCGGCGACCCCGAGGCGCTCTACGACAGCCTCTTCAACCGCGTGCTGCGGCTCGACCCGGCGCTGAAGGTCTGCCCGGCGCACGACTACAAGGGACGGACGCACTCGACCATCGGCGAGGAGCTGGCCAGCAACCCGCGGTTGCAGAAGCGCGAGCGCGCCGAGTTCGTCGAGATGATGAGGAGCCTGAACCTCACGATGCCCACTCACGTCACCGAGGCGCTGCGGACCAACATGAGCGGCGGCAAGACGGTGGCGCGGCTGCTGGCCGAGGCCGCCGCGACGGTGCCCTTCATGTCGCTGGCCGAGCTGAAGGCGCGCGTGGAGGCCGGCGAGGACGACCTCATCGTGCTGGACGTTCGGGAGCGCGAGGCCTACGAGACCGGCCATGTGCCGGGCGCGCGGCTGCTGCCGCGCGGCCAGCTGGAGTTGCGCGTCAACCAGGACCTGCCCGACCCCACGCGCCGCATCCTCAGCTGCTGCGAGCTGGGGTACATCTCGACACTCGCGGCAGCCACACTGCGCAACATGGGCTTCCAACATGCGGTGGCGCTCGATGGCGGCATGAAGGCATGGCGAGAGGCGGGCTATCCGCTCAAGGCGGGCAAGGAAGCCTAG
- a CDS encoding peroxiredoxin yields MSLRINDEAPNFKAKTTKGEIDFHQWIGDQWAVLFSHPKDFTPVCTTELGYMAKIEPEFTKRNAKLIGLSIDPVDAHDRWSDDIEETQGARPNYPMIGDTDLQVAKLYNMLPAEEPGSSDGRTAATNATVRSVFIVGPDKKIKLMLTYPMTTGRNFDEILRVLDSIQLTAKHKVATPANWKQGDDVIIAGSVSDDDAKKLFPEGWNAPKPYLRVVKQPS; encoded by the coding sequence ATGTCACTGCGCATCAACGACGAAGCCCCCAACTTCAAGGCCAAGACGACGAAGGGGGAGATCGACTTCCACCAATGGATCGGCGATCAATGGGCGGTGCTGTTCTCGCACCCGAAGGACTTCACGCCGGTGTGCACCACCGAGCTGGGCTACATGGCAAAGATCGAGCCCGAGTTCACCAAGCGCAATGCCAAGCTGATCGGGCTGAGCATCGACCCGGTCGACGCCCATGACCGCTGGTCCGATGACATCGAGGAAACGCAGGGTGCCCGCCCCAACTACCCGATGATCGGCGACACCGACCTCCAGGTGGCCAAGCTCTACAACATGCTGCCGGCCGAAGAGCCGGGCAGCTCCGATGGCCGCACCGCGGCCACCAACGCGACGGTGCGTTCCGTCTTCATTGTCGGCCCCGACAAGAAGATCAAGCTGATGCTCACCTATCCGATGACCACCGGCCGCAACTTCGACGAGATCCTGCGCGTGCTCGACTCCATCCAGCTGACCGCCAAGCACAAGGTCGCGACCCCGGCGAACTGGAAGCAGGGCGACGACGTGATCATCGCCGGCTCGGTCTCCGACGACGACGCCAAGAAGCTGTTCCCCGAAGGCTGGAACGCGCCCAAGCCTTACCTGCGCGTCGTCAAGCAGCCCAGCTGA